CATCCAGGCGTTGCGGGATTGCGCGAGATAGCGCAAGATGCGCGGGTCGCTGGGCTCACCTGACGGATGATATGTGACCGCGACGCAGCGTTCGATCGGTGAGCGCACGCGCAGTCGCACCTCCCCGAGCCTAAGCTGCGCCCCAACGAGTTCGCTCTCAGTCTGCGCAAACGATCGCGCGGCTTGCACGAAAAAGTTTGGCCGAAAGCGTTCCCACTCAACGCGATACCCCAGGTGCTCGTTCAGATCGTCGAGCCAGCGATCGACGAGTAACGAAACCGGAGCGTCGTCGAAAAAGCGATCTCCACGATGCATCTCGACCGCGGTGCCGCGCGCTGCCGCCGCAGCGATCGCCGCGCGTTCGTCCGAGAGCAGATGGAGACGATCGTGCTCTTTGCCGCGATAGGTCTTACCGATGCGCGCGTGGCCGCCGCGGACAACGAGCGCGCCGACGCGGTCGCCGGCAACGCCCTCTGGCTCGACCTGGGTTCGTTCGAGTTTCTGGCCGCCTAAGCTCTTCACCGGATAACGGCGGATATCGAGCAGCGTGCCGATCAACATGGCGCCGGTTTCAGCGGGGGTGTTCCGATTGCCTTGCCCGAAGGCGCGCGCGATGGAGCTGCGGCCGCTGGATCTTGGCGGTATTTTTGAGCGGGCGTTCGCGCTCTTCGCGCGTCATTTCGTTGCGTTTGTCGGCATCGTTGCCGCGGCGGCGCTGCCATTCTCCGCGCTGCAGTACGTGGTCTTGCTAGGTGGGCAGAAGCAGCTTGATGCCACGTTGAACGTTCTGCAACATCCGCAACGCATTGGAGCCGAACGCGTTCCAACGCTCTTCGATTCGCCGATGTCGCTGGCGATCGTCGTCGCAACGGCACTCTTGGGTTACTACGTGCTGGGTTTTGCGGTGGCCGCAGTGGCGGTCGGCGTCGGAAGGCTCTATCGCGGCACGGCGGTCGGTTTTCGAAGCTCCTATACAGCCGTGCTGGAACGCTGGAAATCGATTCTGGCGGTCGTCGGGATTGCGGTGCTGGCGCTCGTTGCCGCGTACACGGCCACGATCGCCGTCGTTGCACTTCCGTTACTTGCGGTCGCAACGTTGGCTTCACGCTGGTTTCCATCGGTCATTCCATTGGCTCTCGTTGCAGCGGTTGTCATTATCACCATCGCCCTCGTGCTGATTCTCGTAACGACGGCATGCGCAATTTGCGCCATCGTGGTGGAGGGAGATTCGGCGGCGTTGTCGCTACGCGTGTCGCTGCGTCGGATTTTTGCCCGGCGCGAGATTGGGCGCGCTTTATTCTGCCGCGTTGCCGTCGGCGCGATCGGTTTAGCGGCCGCAACGTTGGCCGACACCGTCGCCGTCTTGGGGCTTTCGCGATGGCCTGCCGGGTACGGCGCGATCGATGCACTCCAACGCATCGTCGTGGTGCCGTACCTCGCCCTCGTTTTTGCCGTCTACTATTTCGATCTGCGAATTCGGCACGAAGCTTTCGATGTAGAGGCGGCACTCGAGCGTGGCTCCGAGGAACCGATTTATGCGCCGACTGCATATCTATCGGGCGAAGAACGAGCGTTGGTCAAACGCTTCATGGAACGGCGCGACTCACTCTCGCCCTTTCGACGGCGCGAAATTGCGGCCCAACTCGCCGCTCCGGCGCGCAAGCGAGTTCCCGCCGATTTGCAGGGTCTCGACGACGAACCGCTACTGGAGCGGTTGTGAGAAAAAACCGGCGCCCGAAAAGTTATCGCCGAAGGAGTTTTGCGGCGAGCTCGCGCGCGAAGCGCATTGCGTCGTCTTTGGCGCGCTCGTAGAGCGCCGCCGCTTGCCCCTTGGTCATGTGCGCTCCGTGCTCGTGAAAAAACGTCACACCTTCCCCGACGACAATCGTTCCCGCATAGGCGATCGCACCTTTGATCGCGATGCCCGCGACGGGAACGAAGCCGACAAGTTCGCGCGCCAGCGTTCGCCAGCCAAAACCCCCGCCGATGACCGGTAAGAGCTGCCACGTACGCTGCATATCCGGGTCTTTGCCGTACGCCGCTTCGATGTGCAGCATGAGCATCACCTGAATGCCGGTGATCGCGACCATATCCCCGGCCGAGGCAAACGCTCCCAAAACGATGCCGACGAGGGGAATGTGATCGACCAGCGCGCTAGCTAGTGCGACCTTGAGTGCGCTGTTGGCGGCGTCGCGCGTGAGCTTGGCGGCGACCGTCTCCCGCAGCACCGGGAGGTTTCGTCCGACCGCAATTTCTACGCCGCGCGCGCATTCGACGAGATGAATGAAGAAACGTGCGCGCAGCGCTTCTCGTTCGATTGCCGGTGCCACGTACTCAGCCCACGTGCCAGGCTCGGGCGGTGCGGCAGGTCCCGCCGGCGGCGAGCCGGGATCGATGGTCAGTGCGAGTATTGGAACTCGCAGTACCTTCAACGCGCCCAAATCTGCATTCGCAGCATCGCCGGGACGGCCGAGAAAAATAACGGCGCGAACTTCATTGGGATTCGTAAGGCCCAGCGATTGCGGGCGTATCGTCTCCAAGCAAGCCGCAGCGTGCGCAGGCACCGATTCATCGTGTCCCCAGAGCAAGAGCGCACGCAATTCGGCGACGAGTGCCGGATCGCCGCAGAGCAGAAACCGGAACGGCTTTCGGACGTGCGCGTGGACCGCGCGCATGTCGAGCCCCTTGCGGACGAGGCTGAACAGATTGCGCGCGTCGGCAGTGGCCGCCACGCTACAATCCGAGCTTATCGAGATTGACTGCGAGCGATCCGTCGGCTTTGCGCAGCTCCTTCACAGGGTCGTCGGTGAAGTCCAGATAGACCAACCCCATAAAGATTTCCAGCGGCCAAGCGTGCATTTTATGCGCGTTCGCGACGTCGATGACGGTTTGGCCGGAGCCTTTCGCCTCGGCGATCACGCTTTCCGGAGTGCTCTTGATGTCAGCGGCGACGATCGTCGCTGCCGCCACGTCGCCGGGCGTGAGTCCGTCGCGCAGCATGGTGTGGTAGTCGACGCCGCTCGATCCGAATCGCTGCTGGAGCGCGTATTGAAGGGTCGAGTACGTCTGCGCGGAGGTTCCCAAACCCAGTAAGGTGATGCGCGTCGAGAGCTGGCGCGATCGTGCGAGATTGAAAAGCTGAGCGCCTTGCGACGCAGCCGTTGCGGCACCGTTGAAATCGTCGACGCACTTTTTCATGAGAGGCAACAAGGACGCATAGTCGCTCTGATTGATGTCGCCGGTATAGGTGACCGACACGTGGTCGAGCTGTTTGAGAAATTCGTCAAGATCGCCCAGCGACTGATCGAGTTGCGTGAGGGACGCGCGAGCCGCGTCGACCGAGCGTAGCATCTCGCCGTCGGCGCGGGAGAGGTCGTTGAGCATTTGCGGATACGACGGAAAAATTGCCACGGATTCGGTCGGGACTGGTTTGAGCGTGAATGGCGAAAGCATTTCCTTGTAGATGTCGGCGCTCTCTTTGAGCAGGCCGGCCTCTTTGTTCTTCTCGAGCGAGCCGACACCGCCGATCGGACCCGAGCTGCCGCCGGCATCTTCAAGTGCGCTGTTGACCGAACGCGCCATCGACGTAATATTCTTGACGATCGCTTCGACTTTGGAGCCGCGTCGAATGTTGATGCGGCTTAGGTCCGGCACTTCGTATTGGAGCGTGTCGAGCCGGCTCTGCACCGCCTTGAGCTGATCTTTGCCCTCGGTTTCACGCGCCTGAATTTCGGTTGCGTTGAGGACGTGCGTTGCTTGCGCGGCTGCCACCGAACCTTGTAAGTTCGGCGGATCGATTTTCGTGAGCTTGATTTCTTGCGCTTGCATCTGTCGCAGCGCAGCGATGCGCTGGTTGGCGGTCGCGCGGGTCGCGGGCGAGCCGAGCTGGGCCGCTTCCGCCAGCGTCTGCTCGCTCTTATTCGGCAGCCCCAGCGCGAGCTCGGATTGGCCGAGCTCGAGCAACGCTTCGGAACTCTGCGGATCGGCCTTGAGCACCTGATTGAGCCGCAAGCGCGCGAACGAATAGCGCGCGCGCTCCTCATCGCTCGACGCCTGAACGAGCGTTTGCGCGGGCGTGACCGTCGTCGGATCGAGCTCGGGATATCCCATCAAGTGCGCGACGCGCGCCGCGGGATCCGGGTGATCCTCCAGGTATTTGCTGACCGCGTCGCTGTGTTCGTCTTGGAGGACGGCCAGATGCGCCATCATCGTTACCATCGATTCGGGGTCGTACCCGGCGCGCGACATCAACTGAAGGCCGTAGCGATCGGCTTGGAGCTCGTCCCCACGCTCGATCTTGGCCATGATTCCCGCCTCGGCGAGGCCCCCGAACTCGTAGATGATCGGCGATAAAATCGATGCCAGGCCGAAGAGGATATCTAGGATTTGCGCCTTCGAGTTCGTCGTAATGACGTGACGCCGTTCGATGTGGCCCGTTTCGTGGCCGATGACGCTGGCCAGTTCGTCGTCGGATTGGACGAAGTCAACCAGACCCTCATTGACGTAGACGAAGCCGCCCATCGTCGCAAACGAATTGATTTGGTTATCTTTGATGACCTTGACCGAATACGGTACGTCTTTGCGCTCGACCTGATTCCAAAGACTGCCGGCGACGCCCTGGACGTAAGCGTTGAGCAGCGGATCGGTTTCGATAACGCTGCCCGCGACGATCTGCTGATCGTAAGATTGTCCCAGTGCAATCTCTTTTTGCGTTGACATTGCCAGGGCGTTTGCGGGATAGGCTGCGCTCAAAAGCGAGACGACGGCAACGAGCGAGATGGTGCGGCGAAACATAGGTGCGGGTTTCCTCTGTGTATGAGATGTGGACAACGTTAGGAACTTGCGAGTGATTTGTGGATAGCGAAGGATTCGGCTGATACTCTTCGCGCATAGGCCACCGTGACACTCTTGCGAGGGAGGCTGGATGGCCTTGAAGTCGCGCTTGCTGGTCGTGACCTGGGCGTGGCTTTCCAAGAACTCGAAGCTCGGCTAGCCGAGCAGCCGAGTTTTTATCGCGGGGCCTCGGCGGTTGCCAACTTCGGTGATAGCGTTCCAGAGCAGGAGGATGTGATGCGTCTGCGCGGCATTCTCGCCGATGCCGGAATCCAGCTCCGCTCGCTTGCCGGCACGACGCAAGGCTTGGAGTCGCTCGCCTCGTCTGAGGGTCTAAGCTTCGAATCGCACGCTTCGGCACTCTCGGATTCGGCGCGTTCGCTCGTCGCCGACTTTGCCGGCGCGCGCAACGACATCGCGCAACGACGAAAGCGCGGCGAAACGAGCGTGCGTCGTGTCAAAATGGAGCATCGCGTACGGGCCCCCGAACTGCATCTGGTCGACGCATCCCCAACCACGCTCTATCACGCAGCGACCCTTCGTGGCGGACAAACGCTGCATCACAGCGGCAACATCGTGGTCGTCGGCGACGTCAATCCCGGGGCGGAGTTGGTCGCGACGGGCGACGTCCTCGTCTTCGGACGGTTGGCGGGGATAGCTCACGCCGGCGCTAAGGGCGATGAGAACGCGCGCATCTACGCGCTCGAACTCGCCGCAACGCAATTGCGTATCGCAACCTTTATTGCGGCCGACGAGGGCATGAAGCGGCCGCCCTCGACCGTGCCGGAGGTGGCACTGGCGCGGAACGGCCAAATCGTCGTCGTGGAACTCGCCGCGCTCGGCGGCCTGGGCAGCGGGGCATCCTCGGCATGAAGGCCCGCACGATCGTAGTGACCTCCGGAAAAGGCGGCGTCGGCAAGACGACGACCACTGCGAATGTTGGTGCCACGCTCGCGCAGCGCGGCAAGCGCGTCATCTTGATCGACGCCGACATCGGGCTGCGAAATCTCGACCTCGTGCTCGGTCTGGAGAAGCGAATCGTTTTCGATCTCGTCGAAGTGGCAGAAGGTCGCTGCCAGCTTCGGCAGGCGCTGATCAAGGATAAGCGGTTCCCGTCGCTTTCGATTCTGCCCGCATCGCAGACCCGTGAGAAGGAGGCGATTTCGGCGCAGCAGTTCGCGGCCATCGCGGACAGCGCCGCCGAAGCGGCGGATTACGTCTTGATCGATTCTCCCGCCGGCATCGAGACCGGCTTTCGCAATGCCGTCGCGGGCGCGAACGAAGCCATCGTCGTGACGACGCCCGAGGTCAGCGCTATACGTGACGCCGATCGCGTGGTCGGCAAAATTGCGGCCGAGGGGAAGCCGATCCGTCTCATCGTCAATCGTTTGCGTCCCGAGATGGTGCGCTCCGGCGACATGCTGTCGGTCGACGACGTCTGCGAAGTGCTCTCGATCGAGTTGCTCGGCATCGTCCCCGACGACGAAGAAATCATCGATACGACGAACCGTGGCGAGCCGATCGTTCTGAACGAGGCCAATCGCCTTCGGGCGATTTACGATAAGATCGCGCGTCGCCTGGAGGGCGAACTCGTTCCGTTCACCAGCTTCGACAATCAAACGTTCTTTGGGCGCCTCATCGGCGCGTTGAAAGCGGGGTAGCCCATGCATCAAGTGCAGTCCGACCAGATATCGGCTTGCGAACCGAGCAACGACGCCCCGGCGAAGGACGTGACGTTAGGCCGCGCGATCGTCGTCACGTCGGGCAAAGGCGGTGTCGGCAAGACGACGACGACGGCAAACATCGGAACGGCGCTGGCGGCACGCGGCGCTCGCGTGGCTTTAATCGATGCCGACGTTGGACTGCGCAATCTCGACATCGTGCTCGGTTTGGAGAGCCGCGTCCGCCATCATCTGCTCGACGTGCTGGAGGAGCGCGTCGACATCGACGACGCGCTCGTCGCCGACAAGCACACCAAAGGGCTCTTTCTGCTCGCTGCCGCGCAAGCGCGCGAAAAAGACGAGGTCGAAACCGGCAAGATGCAGGCGCTCGTGGCGCACATGCGCGAGCGTTTTGACTACGTGCTCATCGACAGTCCGGCCGGTATCGAGCTGGGCTTCAAAAACGCCGTTGCGGGCGCGGACGAAGCAATCGTCGTTTGCACGCCCGAGGTGGCCGCGGTCCGCGACGTCGATCGGGTCGTCGGTTTACTTGGTAATCGCTTTGCGCCCCAACTGGTCATCAATCGACTGCGCCCTCATCTGGTGCGCCAAGGCAAGATGCTCTCCGCCGACGACGTCAATGCCATTCTGCGCTTGCCCCTCCTCGGCGTCATTGCCGACGAGCCGGCGATCATCATCACGACGAACCGCGGGGAACCGCTGGCATTGCGCGCCCAAACGCCGACCGGCGCAGCCTACCACGCGATCGCTGCGCGCATCGCCGGCGACGACGTTCCGGCACCGATGCCGCCGCAATCGAAGGCCTCGATGTTCGAACGCATCGGTGCGATCTTCGGAGGACGTCGATGATCGAGTTCCTTCGGCGCTTCTTCGGCCAACCGGGCTCGAGCGTCGCGGCTAAAGAGCGTTTACGGCTCGTCCTCATGACCGATCATTTGGAGCTTGCGCCCGAGATGATCGATGCGATGAAACACGATCTCGTCGAGCTGATCTCGCGCTACGTCGAAGTCGATCGCGAGCGAATCGACGTTAGCTTCGAGCGTCAAGATCGCACGCTGGCAATGCTGGCGAATATTCCCATTCTGGCGGTGAACCGCTCCAATGGAAACGCCACCCAGAAGGAGCCGGAACCCAAACCGCCATCCGAGGCTTCGGCGCCCGGCACACCGCCGAAGCGCAAGCGCCGGCGCCGCAAGAAGCCGCAGAGCACGAGGACCGATCTACCCTCGACCGCGTAGTCCCGCTTTCTCATGGCCGTCGTCGCGCTCAGCGCCGGTACGAAGCGCTATCTGCGCAATTTCAACTGGCTCCTCGCGGCGTCGGGCATTCTCGCCGCATTCGTGGGCATCGTCTGCGTTCGTTCGGCAGGATTGCACACGCCCGGCGCAGCGAGCGAGTTCCAAAAACAGATCCTTTATTTGCTGCTCGGCGTTCCCGCGATGCTCGTCATCTCGCTCATTGACTATCGTGCCTGGCAGCGCTGGGCTCCCGGCCTCTACGCCGTCAACTTCCTGCTGCTGATCTTTATCCTGCGCGGCGGCCACAGTGCGCTGGGCGCCCAGCGCTGGATTTCTCTCGGACCTTTGGGCACTTTTCAACCGTCCGAACCGGCGAAACTCGTGATTGCGATCGCACTAGCGGCAGTGCTCTGCCGCGGCAGCTACGAGAATTTGCAGGACCTTTGGAAACCGCTGCTTACCGTCGCGGTTCCGGCGCTGCTCATCCTCAAGCAGCCCGATCTCGGAACGTCGCTGGTGCTCTTGGCGATCGTGACCGTGGAGCTGTTCTTCGCGTTACCAAAGCCGAGCGACTTCGGCATCTATGCGGTTGGCGTGCTCGTCGTCGCGGCCGCTGCGCTGGGCACGAGCGCCGTGCTCAAGCCATTCCAACGCGCGCGTCTCTTCGTCTTTCTCAACCCGAAAGCCGACCCGCAGGGAGCCGGCTACAACCTCAATCAGTCGAAGATCGCCGTCGGTAACGGCGAGTGGTTTGGTCGCGGCCTTTACCACGGCACGCAAACGCAGCTCAACTTCGTGCCCGAGCATTCGCGCGATTTCATCTTCACGGTGTTGGCCGAGGAGTGGGGCTTTGCCGGTGCCGCTGCGTTGCTCGGCCTCTATGCCGCGATGCTTTACGGCGGAATCCGCAGCATGGTGGCAGCCCGCGATCGCTTCGGATTCTTACTGGCTGCCGGCTTGGTCGGCATGCTCTTCTTCCACGTGATGATCAACCTCGGCATGACCATCGGCATCATGCCGATCACCGGTATTCCGCTCCCATTTCTCTCCTACGGCGGTTCCGCAATTCTCACCGATTTTGCCGCCCTCGGGATTCTGCTCAATATTTACTCGCAGAAAGATCGGGACGTCCTCGGCAACGCCTGAGGGTCCGAAGAAGCGAGCGGGATGGCCGGATTGGCGAAAGGCAGGGTGTTCGAGCGGCGGCGGGAACAGAGGAGCAACCGCACCGGCAGGCTGCGTCTACGGAGCAAGTGCCGCCGGCGGAGTTTTTAAAGAGCAAGATTTTTTCCTAGAGCTGGCTGGAGCGGCGCGAAAGCGTCGCCCGCACGCGCACCGGACGGTCGCCGCGGCGAGGGCAAGCTCGTTTGATTTGAGGACAATTTGTCGAGCGAGATATTGATCTCGAGCGACCCGTGGGAGAATCGGGTCGCCATACTCGAGGACGGCGGATTAGCCGAACTCTACATCGAGCGCGAAGAGAAGGTCATCGGCTCGATCTACAAGGGCAAAGTTCAGAACGTTCTGCCCGGCATGGGGGCAGCGTTTGTCGACATCGGTCTTGGCCGCAACGCCTTTCTCTACGTCGACGACATCAATAAGCAGCCGCTCAACATCGGCGACGTCGAGATCACCCAGGGACACAGCGGCTTCACCATCAGCGAGAAGGTCAAACGCGGCGACGACGTGCTGGTGCAAATCGTCAAGGAGCCGCGGGGCCTCAAAGGCGCGCGCATCTCGACGAACATCTCGCTTCCGGGGCGTTACCTCATCCTCATGCCCACCGGCAAGTACTCCGGCGTCTCGCGTAAGGTCGAGTCGGCCGAGGAGCGCAATCGGCTCAAGAGCGTCATGAAGCGAATTCGCCCCGAAGGCATGGCGACGGTGGTGCGAACGGCCGCCGCAGGGGCCAGCGAAGCCGAACTCATCGCCGATCTGGGCGTGCTGATCCGCATGTGGCACGGCATTCTGGAGACGTACAAGCGGGCTTCGTCGCCGTCGTTACTGCACAAGGACATGAATCTCGTCTATAAGGCGGCCCGCGACTTCATCACGGCCGACGTCGATCGGGTCTTGATCGACGACGAAGAGGAGTATCGGAAGATTCGAGATTTTCTGCAACTCCTCGGCCCGCAGTACATCGGCCGGCTCGAATATTACAATTCCGGCCGATCGCTCTTTGACGATTACAAGATCGACGACGAGCTGCAAAAGCTCATGAAGCCGAAGATCAATCTGCCGTCGGGGGCGTCAATCGTCATCGAATCGACCGAGGCATTGACCGTCATCGACGTCAATTCGGGGAAGTTCACGGGCGGCCGCAATCTCGAAGACACGATCCTCAAGACCAATATCGAGGCGGCTCAGGAGATCGCGCGCCAAGTTCGACTTCGCGATATCGGCGGCATCGTCGTCGTCGATTTCATCGACATGGCCTCCGAGGGGTCGCGCGACAGAGTAGTCCGGACGATGGAGGAGAGTCTAAGCCGCGACCGTACGCGGGCGACGATCCAGTCGTTTTCAAATCTCGGACTGCTCGAATTCACCCGCAAGCGTATCGGCAAAGACTTGAGCGGGCAGCTGCGTGGCGCGTGCCCGACCTGCGCTGGGATGGGAAGCGTCATGTCCGCCCAGTCGGTCGCGATCGAGACCTTCCGCCAGATCCGCCAGGAAACGAGGAACGGCGTGGCCGGCGACGTGGTCGTCCACGTCGCGCCGACGGTCGCAGCCCAGATGGATTTCTGGTACGAGCAGGAGTGCGCCGAGCTCGCCCAAGCCGTTGGCCGCCCGATTCACGTCCGCGTCGATCCGATGATTCATCCAGAGCGTGCTCGCATCGAAGTCGTTTCCAGCGTGAAGCAGATTGACGCGCATCCGGTGCGCGTGAGCGACGAGCACGAAGTCGAACTGCTACCGAGCCGGCTGCCGAACGCGGCCTCGGCCGCCGCGGTCATTGAAGGCCGTCTCGTCGAGGTCGAAAACGCGGCAAACAACGCGGGAAGTTTCGTGCGCGTTCGCATCCTCGACGTGGACGACTCCGCGGATTACATTCTAGCCGAGCTCGTGACGGCCGGTGCGAAGCCGCGACGAAAGCGGGCCGCGCGTCGCGTCGAAGTTTCAGCCGCCGAGCAGACTCGTCAACTGCGCGAGCTTGCCGAAGATGCGGCACGCCACTCGGCTTCGCGCCCGCCGATCGGCATCTCGGCAATCACCGAAGAGGAAGAAGCGCAAGACAAGGCGTTGCGCGCCGAACGTAAGGGCGAAGCGCAGCCCGATGCGATCATCATCTCCCAGGGCGCGGTCGCGCATCCGACGAGTAACGAACATCGCAAGCGGCGCCGGCGCCGTCGCGGTCGAGGCCGCGAAGAGGGCGTCGCGATCGAGGAAACGGCGCAGCCCGCCATGCCGCCTCCAGCGCCGACCGAGATGCAGGTTTCAAGCGACGGCGGACACCGCCGCCGGAGGCGCCGACGACGCGGGCGGCGCGGTCGCGGCGGAAGCGGCCTGCCAATGCCGGACCGCCACATCTTTGAGGTCTCGGCCGATGGGGCCGCACATGCGACCGGTTCGACCGCGCCGCTCGAGCCGTCGCGCGCAATCGCTCGCCAGAGCGAATCTCCGCCCGCGGTCGAGCCACCGCCTCCGAGCCTCTCGGCGCCGGCGGAAGAACCCAAGCGTACGAAACCGGCCCGGCGCCGCCCTTCGGCGCGAACGCAAGCAGCCGCAGAACTGGAAGGCACCGCGAGCGCCCTGGCGCTGCCGCCGGCCGAATCGACAACGCGACGACCACGCAAGAGTGCGCGCGCGACGCCAACCAGCGACGAGCCATCCGAGCCGAAACCAAAGCCCGTACGCAAGCGAAAAGCCGCCGGAACGGCGGCTACTCGCAAAAAGTCGTCGTAGCCGGAGGTTCTCGGCTAGGCGCCGTTTTCAGCGTTTTCGTGGGCGAGCTTGTCGTCCAAGAACTGGATCGCGCGCGTGAGCTGATCGTCTTTGGCCGGCTGCCCGAACTGCGGATGCTTATTTTCCGAGACGACGATGTCGGGGGTGATGCCTAGATGGTTGATGTCGCGGTTGCGCGGCGTGAGATAGCGGGCCGTCGTCACCTTGATCGCGCTTCCGTCCGGTAGCGGAA
This Candidatus Eremiobacterota bacterium DNA region includes the following protein-coding sequences:
- the rodA gene encoding rod shape-determining protein RodA, which produces MAVVALSAGTKRYLRNFNWLLAASGILAAFVGIVCVRSAGLHTPGAASEFQKQILYLLLGVPAMLVISLIDYRAWQRWAPGLYAVNFLLLIFILRGGHSALGAQRWISLGPLGTFQPSEPAKLVIAIALAAVLCRGSYENLQDLWKPLLTVAVPALLILKQPDLGTSLVLLAIVTVELFFALPKPSDFGIYAVGVLVVAAAALGTSAVLKPFQRARLFVFLNPKADPQGAGYNLNQSKIAVGNGEWFGRGLYHGTQTQLNFVPEHSRDFIFTVLAEEWGFAGAAALLGLYAAMLYGGIRSMVAARDRFGFLLAAGLVGMLFFHVMINLGMTIGIMPITGIPLPFLSYGGSAILTDFAALGILLNIYSQKDRDVLGNA
- a CDS encoding MOSC domain-containing protein — encoded protein: MLIGTLLDIRRYPVKSLGGQKLERTQVEPEGVAGDRVGALVVRGGHARIGKTYRGKEHDRLHLLSDERAAIAAAAARGTAVEMHRGDRFFDDAPVSLLVDRWLDDLNEHLGYRVEWERFRPNFFVQAARSFAQTESELVGAQLRLGEVRLRVRSPIERCVAVTYHPSGEPSDPRILRYLAQSRNAWMGIYCEVLEPGATAIGDELEKEAPLQS
- the minD gene encoding septum site-determining protein MinD codes for the protein MHQVQSDQISACEPSNDAPAKDVTLGRAIVVTSGKGGVGKTTTTANIGTALAARGARVALIDADVGLRNLDIVLGLESRVRHHLLDVLEERVDIDDALVADKHTKGLFLLAAAQAREKDEVETGKMQALVAHMRERFDYVLIDSPAGIELGFKNAVAGADEAIVVCTPEVAAVRDVDRVVGLLGNRFAPQLVINRLRPHLVRQGKMLSADDVNAILRLPLLGVIADEPAIIITTNRGEPLALRAQTPTGAAYHAIAARIAGDDVPAPMPPQSKASMFERIGAIFGGRR
- the minC gene encoding septum site-determining protein MinC; amino-acid sequence: MTLLRGRLDGLEVALAGRDLGVAFQELEARLAEQPSFYRGASAVANFGDSVPEQEDVMRLRGILADAGIQLRSLAGTTQGLESLASSEGLSFESHASALSDSARSLVADFAGARNDIAQRRKRGETSVRRVKMEHRVRAPELHLVDASPTTLYHAATLRGGQTLHHSGNIVVVGDVNPGAELVATGDVLVFGRLAGIAHAGAKGDENARIYALELAATQLRIATFIAADEGMKRPPSTVPEVALARNGQIVVVELAALGGLGSGASSA
- the minE gene encoding cell division topological specificity factor MinE, giving the protein MIEFLRRFFGQPGSSVAAKERLRLVLMTDHLELAPEMIDAMKHDLVELISRYVEVDRERIDVSFERQDRTLAMLANIPILAVNRSNGNATQKEPEPKPPSEASAPGTPPKRKRRRRKKPQSTRTDLPSTA
- a CDS encoding M48 family metalloprotease, which translates into the protein MFRRTISLVAVVSLLSAAYPANALAMSTQKEIALGQSYDQQIVAGSVIETDPLLNAYVQGVAGSLWNQVERKDVPYSVKVIKDNQINSFATMGGFVYVNEGLVDFVQSDDELASVIGHETGHIERRHVITTNSKAQILDILFGLASILSPIIYEFGGLAEAGIMAKIERGDELQADRYGLQLMSRAGYDPESMVTMMAHLAVLQDEHSDAVSKYLEDHPDPAARVAHLMGYPELDPTTVTPAQTLVQASSDEERARYSFARLRLNQVLKADPQSSEALLELGQSELALGLPNKSEQTLAEAAQLGSPATRATANQRIAALRQMQAQEIKLTKIDPPNLQGSVAAAQATHVLNATEIQARETEGKDQLKAVQSRLDTLQYEVPDLSRINIRRGSKVEAIVKNITSMARSVNSALEDAGGSSGPIGGVGSLEKNKEAGLLKESADIYKEMLSPFTLKPVPTESVAIFPSYPQMLNDLSRADGEMLRSVDAARASLTQLDQSLGDLDEFLKQLDHVSVTYTGDINQSDYASLLPLMKKCVDDFNGAATAASQGAQLFNLARSRQLSTRITLLGLGTSAQTYSTLQYALQQRFGSSGVDYHTMLRDGLTPGDVAAATIVAADIKSTPESVIAEAKGSGQTVIDVANAHKMHAWPLEIFMGLVYLDFTDDPVKELRKADGSLAVNLDKLGL
- the minD gene encoding septum site-determining protein MinD, yielding MKARTIVVTSGKGGVGKTTTTANVGATLAQRGKRVILIDADIGLRNLDLVLGLEKRIVFDLVEVAEGRCQLRQALIKDKRFPSLSILPASQTREKEAISAQQFAAIADSAAEAADYVLIDSPAGIETGFRNAVAGANEAIVVTTPEVSAIRDADRVVGKIAAEGKPIRLIVNRLRPEMVRSGDMLSVDDVCEVLSIELLGIVPDDEEIIDTTNRGEPIVLNEANRLRAIYDKIARRLEGELVPFTSFDNQTFFGRLIGALKAG
- a CDS encoding Rne/Rng family ribonuclease, with translation MISSDPWENRVAILEDGGLAELYIEREEKVIGSIYKGKVQNVLPGMGAAFVDIGLGRNAFLYVDDINKQPLNIGDVEITQGHSGFTISEKVKRGDDVLVQIVKEPRGLKGARISTNISLPGRYLILMPTGKYSGVSRKVESAEERNRLKSVMKRIRPEGMATVVRTAAAGASEAELIADLGVLIRMWHGILETYKRASSPSLLHKDMNLVYKAARDFITADVDRVLIDDEEEYRKIRDFLQLLGPQYIGRLEYYNSGRSLFDDYKIDDELQKLMKPKINLPSGASIVIESTEALTVIDVNSGKFTGGRNLEDTILKTNIEAAQEIARQVRLRDIGGIVVVDFIDMASEGSRDRVVRTMEESLSRDRTRATIQSFSNLGLLEFTRKRIGKDLSGQLRGACPTCAGMGSVMSAQSVAIETFRQIRQETRNGVAGDVVVHVAPTVAAQMDFWYEQECAELAQAVGRPIHVRVDPMIHPERARIEVVSSVKQIDAHPVRVSDEHEVELLPSRLPNAASAAAVIEGRLVEVENAANNAGSFVRVRILDVDDSADYILAELVTAGAKPRRKRAARRVEVSAAEQTRQLRELAEDAARHSASRPPIGISAITEEEEAQDKALRAERKGEAQPDAIIISQGAVAHPTSNEHRKRRRRRRGRGREEGVAIEETAQPAMPPPAPTEMQVSSDGGHRRRRRRRRGRRGRGGSGLPMPDRHIFEVSADGAAHATGSTAPLEPSRAIARQSESPPAVEPPPPSLSAPAEEPKRTKPARRRPSARTQAAAELEGTASALALPPAESTTRRPRKSARATPTSDEPSEPKPKPVRKRKAAGTAATRKKSS